From a single Mycolicibacterium mengxianglii genomic region:
- a CDS encoding Trm112 family protein: MLDEKLLSIIVCPADRGPLMYTDDLLYNPRLRRAYRIDEGIPVLLVDEARDVGDDEHARLIEGEPR; encoded by the coding sequence ATGCTCGACGAAAAGCTCCTGAGCATCATCGTGTGCCCGGCTGACCGGGGCCCGTTGATGTATACCGACGACCTGCTTTACAACCCGCGTTTACGACGGGCCTACCGGATCGACGAGGGAATCCCGGTGCTGCTGGTCGACGAGGCCCGCGATGTCGGCGACGACGAGCACGCCCGGTTGATCGAGGGAGAGCCTCGGTAA
- a CDS encoding DNA-3-methyladenine glycosylase, with protein sequence MTARALATDPVTAARRLLGATLSSRGVSAVVVEVEAYGGPPEGPWPDTASHSYRGPGMRNAVMFGRAGQLYTYLSHGIHVCANVVCGPDDTAAAVLLRAAVVVEGVEIARARRRTAKADDALARGPGNLCSALGIVLSDNGTDLFDPYSPVTLELNTPADAAGGPRVGVSKAADRQWRFWLPGHSEVSAYRRSPRAPAAGLSD encoded by the coding sequence ATGACTGCTCGCGCGTTGGCGACCGATCCCGTGACGGCGGCCCGCCGCTTGCTGGGGGCCACATTGTCGTCGCGGGGAGTATCCGCGGTGGTGGTGGAGGTGGAGGCCTATGGTGGCCCGCCCGAGGGCCCCTGGCCCGATACGGCCTCGCATTCCTATCGCGGTCCCGGGATGCGGAACGCGGTGATGTTCGGTCGCGCGGGTCAGCTCTACACGTATCTCAGCCACGGCATCCATGTGTGCGCGAACGTGGTGTGTGGGCCCGATGACACCGCGGCGGCGGTGCTGTTGCGCGCTGCGGTCGTGGTCGAGGGGGTGGAGATCGCCCGGGCGCGCCGCCGTACAGCCAAAGCCGACGATGCCCTCGCTCGGGGGCCGGGCAATCTGTGTTCGGCGCTCGGAATCGTGTTGTCCGACAACGGGACTGATCTTTTCGACCCGTATTCACCGGTCACTCTGGAACTGAACACCCCTGCTGACGCCGCCGGCGGTCCGCGGGTCGGGGTGAGTAAGGCCGCTGACCGGCAGTGGCGGTTCTGGCTGCCCGGTCACTCCGAAGTGTCGGCCTATCGGCGCAGCCCCCGGGCGCCCGCGGCAGGGCTGTCGGACTGA